The following proteins are co-located in the Pseudomonas antarctica genome:
- the ribF gene encoding bifunctional riboflavin kinase/FAD synthetase codes for MQLVRGLHNLRPEHRGCVATIGNFDGVHRGHQAILGRLRERAVELGVPSCVVIFEPQPREFFTPETAPARLARLRDKLQLLAEEGVDRVLCLAFNQRLQSLSAAEFVDRILVDGLGVQHLEVGDDFRFGCDRVGDFDFLQHAGVNQGFTVEAAQTVELDGLRVSSTQVRNALAAADFALAERLLGRPFRIAGRVLHGQKLARQLGTPTANVQLKRRRVPLTGVYLVSVDIDGQSWPGVANIGVRPTVAGDGKAHLEVHLLDFAGDLYDRRLTVVFHQKLREEQRFASLEALKTAINADVAAARALAAPSAHR; via the coding sequence ATGCAGCTGGTTCGAGGTCTCCACAACCTGCGCCCCGAGCATCGGGGCTGCGTCGCCACTATTGGCAACTTTGACGGTGTTCACCGTGGCCACCAGGCTATCCTGGGCCGGCTGCGTGAACGTGCGGTTGAGTTGGGCGTGCCCAGCTGCGTGGTGATTTTTGAACCACAGCCGCGGGAATTCTTTACCCCCGAAACGGCGCCAGCACGTCTGGCCCGCCTGCGGGACAAGCTGCAACTGCTGGCTGAAGAGGGTGTGGACCGTGTCCTTTGCCTGGCCTTCAACCAGCGCTTGCAAAGCCTCAGCGCCGCCGAGTTCGTCGACCGTATTCTGGTGGATGGCCTGGGCGTACAGCACCTGGAGGTCGGCGACGACTTCCGTTTCGGTTGCGACCGCGTCGGGGATTTCGACTTCCTGCAGCACGCCGGCGTTAATCAAGGTTTTACCGTCGAAGCCGCGCAAACCGTCGAACTGGATGGCCTGCGCGTGAGCAGTACCCAGGTGCGTAACGCCCTGGCCGCTGCCGACTTCGCCTTGGCCGAGCGCTTGCTCGGTCGCCCGTTCCGCATTGCCGGGCGGGTCCTGCACGGCCAGAAGCTGGCGCGCCAACTGGGCACGCCAACCGCCAACGTGCAACTCAAGCGCCGTCGTGTGCCACTCACCGGGGTTTACCTGGTGAGTGTCGACATTGATGGTCAATCGTGGCCGGGAGTCGCCAACATAGGCGTCAGGCCCACGGTTGCAGGTGATGGCAAGGCCCACCTGGAAGTTCACCTTTTGGATTTTGCCGGTGATTTGTATGACCGGCGTTTGACGGTGGTTTTCCACCAGAAGCTGCGTGAAGAGCAGCGTTTCGCCTCCCTGGAGGCGTTGAAAACGGCGATCAATGCGGATGTCGCCGCCGCCCGTGCACTAGCCGCACCTAGCGCCCATCGCTAA
- a CDS encoding FKBP-type peptidyl-prolyl cis-trans isomerase codes for MTIAANKAVSIDYTLTNDAGEVIDSSAGGAPLVYLQGAGNIIPGLEKALEGKNVGDELTVAVEPEDAYGEYSAELVSTLSRSMFEGVDELEVGMQFHASAPDGQMQIVTIRDLDGDDVTVDGNHPLAGQRLNFQVKIVAIRDASQEEVAHGHVHGEGGHQH; via the coding sequence ATGACGATCGCCGCTAACAAGGCTGTCTCCATCGACTATACCCTGACCAACGACGCTGGTGAGGTCATCGACAGCTCCGCCGGCGGCGCGCCGCTGGTCTACCTGCAAGGCGCAGGTAACATCATCCCGGGCCTGGAGAAGGCTCTGGAAGGCAAGAACGTCGGTGACGAACTGACTGTCGCCGTAGAACCTGAAGATGCTTACGGCGAATACTCCGCCGAACTGGTCAGCACCCTGAGCCGCAGCATGTTCGAAGGCGTCGACGAGCTGGAAGTGGGCATGCAGTTCCACGCTTCCGCGCCGGATGGCCAAATGCAGATCGTCACCATCCGCGATCTGGACGGCGACGACGTGACTGTCGACGGCAACCACCCTCTGGCTGGCCAGCGCCTGAACTTCCAAGTGAAGATCGTTGCCATCCGCGACGCTTCCCAGGAAGAAGTGGCTCACGGCCACGTCCATGGTGAAGGCGGTCACCAGCACTGA
- the fkpB gene encoding FKBP-type peptidyl-prolyl cis-trans isomerase, whose amino-acid sequence MAEQRIGQNTEVTLHFALRLENGDTVDSTFDKAPATFKVGDGNLLPGFEAALFGFKAGDKRTLQILPENAFGQPNPQNVQIIPRSQFQDMDLSEGLLVIFNDAANTELPGVVKTFDDAQVTIDFNHPLAGKTLTFDVEIIDVKAL is encoded by the coding sequence TTGGCTGAGCAACGCATCGGCCAGAACACGGAAGTCACTTTGCATTTCGCATTGCGCCTGGAGAATGGCGACACGGTCGACAGTACGTTCGACAAAGCCCCGGCGACCTTCAAGGTCGGTGATGGCAACCTGCTTCCGGGTTTTGAAGCCGCTCTGTTCGGTTTCAAGGCCGGCGACAAGCGCACCCTGCAGATTTTGCCGGAAAACGCCTTTGGCCAGCCTAACCCGCAAAACGTACAGATCATCCCGCGTTCGCAGTTCCAGGACATGGACCTGTCGGAAGGTCTGTTGGTGATCTTCAACGACGCGGCGAATACCGAGCTGCCCGGTGTGGTGAAAACCTTCGATGACGCGCAAGTGACCATCGACTTCAACCACCCGTTGGCCGGTAAAACCTTGACGTTTGACGTCGAAATCATCGACGTTAAAGCGCTCTGA
- the rpsT gene encoding 30S ribosomal protein S20 codes for MANTPSAKKRAKQAEKRRSHNASLRSMVRTYIKNVVKAIDTKDAEKAQAAYVLAVPVIDRMADKGIIHKNKAARHKSRLNGHIKALNVAAAA; via the coding sequence GTGGCCAACACACCTTCCGCCAAAAAACGTGCAAAACAGGCTGAGAAGCGTCGCAGCCACAACGCCAGCCTGCGTTCCATGGTTCGTACCTACATCAAGAATGTAGTTAAAGCCATCGACACCAAAGACGCTGAAAAAGCCCAAGCTGCTTACGTTCTGGCCGTGCCAGTTATCGACCGTATGGCTGATAAAGGCATCATCCACAAGAACAAGGCCGCTCGTCATAAGAGCCGCCTGAATGGCCACATCAAGGCTCTGAACGTCGCTGCAGCAGCCTAA
- a CDS encoding DUF3565 domain-containing protein, whose translation MGRDLLHKNEERTSLNKDLPESEQNPDRRDRSTASFIIGFHQDDDRHWVADLSCGHTQHLRHQPPWQSRAWVLDPAQRLEKIGLPFACGWCAQKRE comes from the coding sequence ATGGGGCGAGACCTTTTGCATAAGAATGAAGAACGGACAAGTCTAAACAAGGATTTGCCCGAAAGCGAACAGAACCCGGACAGACGGGACCGATCAACGGCATCCTTCATCATTGGTTTCCACCAGGACGACGACCGGCACTGGGTCGCCGACCTGTCCTGCGGCCACACCCAACACCTGCGCCACCAGCCGCCATGGCAGTCCCGCGCCTGGGTGCTCGACCCTGCGCAGCGCCTTGAAAAAATAGGCCTGCCCTTTGCGTGCGGCTGGTGTGCGCAAAAGCGCGAATAA
- a CDS encoding acyltransferase: MLDFLPAAVRGVIASLLLALNTILLCSFLFIVALFKALPFAKRFSEWLMNHTHEAWVTNNKGWMNLVRRTRWHLTGLEGLDYQHSYLVTSNHQSWVDIMVLQYVLNRRIRPLKFFLKQELIWVPVIGLAWWALGFPFMKRYTKAYLEKHPEKKGKDLETTRKTCAKFRNNPVGIFNFAEGTRFTPGKHAQQKSPFRYLLKPKAGGIAFVLDAMGEQLKSLVNVTIHYPAGRPGYWDLLCGNVKDVVVQFAEVQIPAEFIGKNYEQDGEYRLAFQGWINRLWEDKDALLDKLHTDYPGSR; this comes from the coding sequence ATGCTGGATTTTCTACCTGCCGCCGTGCGCGGGGTAATTGCTTCGCTGCTGCTGGCGCTGAACACGATCCTGCTGTGCTCGTTCCTGTTTATTGTCGCGCTGTTCAAGGCACTGCCGTTTGCCAAACGCTTTAGCGAATGGCTGATGAACCACACCCATGAAGCCTGGGTGACCAACAACAAGGGCTGGATGAACCTGGTGCGGCGCACCCGCTGGCACCTGACAGGCCTTGAGGGCCTTGATTACCAGCACTCATACCTGGTGACCAGTAACCACCAGAGCTGGGTTGACATCATGGTCCTGCAATACGTGCTCAATCGACGGATTCGCCCACTGAAGTTCTTCCTCAAGCAGGAACTGATCTGGGTGCCGGTGATTGGCCTGGCGTGGTGGGCGTTGGGCTTTCCGTTCATGAAGCGCTATACCAAGGCCTATTTGGAAAAGCATCCGGAGAAGAAAGGCAAAGACCTGGAAACCACCCGCAAGACATGTGCGAAATTTCGCAACAACCCAGTGGGGATTTTCAACTTTGCCGAAGGCACTCGGTTTACGCCGGGCAAGCATGCCCAGCAGAAATCGCCGTTTCGCTACCTGCTCAAGCCCAAGGCTGGCGGTATCGCGTTTGTGCTGGATGCCATGGGCGAGCAGTTGAAGTCACTGGTGAACGTGACGATTCACTACCCTGCCGGGCGCCCGGGTTACTGGGATTTGCTGTGCGGGAATGTGAAGGACGTGGTCGTGCAGTTTGCAGAAGTGCAGATCCCTGCCGAGTTCATTGGCAAGAATTATGAGCAGGACGGGGAGTATCGGTTGGCGTTCCAGGGCTGGATCAACCGGCTGTGGGAAGACAAGGATGCGCTTCTAGACAAGCTTCACACAGATTATCCAGGCAGTCGCTGA
- the ileS gene encoding isoleucine--tRNA ligase — translation MTDYKATLNLPDTAFPMKAGLPQREPQILQRWDSIGLYGKLREIGKDRPKFVLHDGPPYANGTIHIGHALNKILKDMILRSKTLSGFDAPYVPGWDCHGLPIEHKVEVTYGKNLGADKTRELCRAYATEQIEGQKSEFIRLGVLGEWDNPYKTMNFKNEAGEIRALAEIVKGGFVFKGLKPVNWCFDCGSALAEAEVEYEDKKSSTIDVAFPIADDAKLAEAFGLASLSKPAAIVIWTTTPWTIPANQALNVHPEFTYALVDVGDRLLVLAEEMVEACLARYELQGSVIATTTGTALELINFRHPFYDRLSPVYLADYVELGSGTGVVHCSPAYGVDDFVICKKYGMVNDDIINPVQSNGVYAPSLEFFGGQFIFKADQPIIDKLREVGALMQTETIKHSYMHCWRHKSPLIYRATAQWFIGMDKEPVSGDTLRVRSLKAIEDTQFVPAWGQARLHSMIANRPDWCISRQRNWGVPIPFFLNKESGELHPRTVELMEAVALRVEQEGIEAWFKLDAAELLGDEAPLYDKISDTLDVWFDSGTTHWHVLRGSHPMGHETGPRADLYLEGSDQHRGWFHSSLLTGCAIDNHAPYRELLTHGFTVDETGRKMSKSLKNVIEPKKINDTLGADIMRLWVASTDYSGEIAVSDQILARSADAYRRIRNTARFLLSNLTGFNPATDILPAEEMLALDRWAVDRTLLLQRELQEHYGEYRFWNVYSKIHNFCVQELGGFYLDIIKDRQYTTGANSKARRSAQTALYHISEALVRWIAPILAFTADELWEYLPGERNESVMLNTWYEGLTELPADFELGREYWEGVMAVKVAVNKELEVQRAAKAVGGNLQAEVTLFAEEGLTADLSKLSNELRFVLITSTASLAPFAQAPADAVATEVPGLKLKVVKSAFPKCARCWHCREDVGVNPEHPEICGRCVDNISGDGEVRHYA, via the coding sequence ATGACCGACTATAAAGCCACGCTAAACCTTCCGGACACCGCCTTCCCAATGAAGGCCGGCCTGCCACAGCGCGAACCGCAGATCCTGCAGCGCTGGGACAGTATTGGCCTGTACGGAAAGTTGCGCGAAATTGGCAAGGATCGTCCGAAGTTCGTCCTGCACGACGGCCCTCCTTATGCCAACGGCACGATTCACATCGGTCATGCGCTGAATAAAATTCTCAAGGACATGATCCTGCGCTCGAAAACCCTGTCGGGTTTCGACGCGCCGTATGTTCCGGGCTGGGACTGCCACGGCCTGCCGATCGAACACAAAGTCGAAGTGACCTACGGCAAGAACCTGGGCGCGGATAAGACCCGCGAACTGTGCCGTGCCTACGCCACCGAGCAGATCGAAGGGCAGAAGTCCGAATTCATCCGCCTGGGCGTGTTGGGCGAGTGGGACAACCCGTACAAAACCATGAACTTCAAGAACGAGGCCGGTGAAATCCGCGCCTTGGCCGAAATCGTCAAGGGCGGTTTCGTGTTCAAGGGCCTCAAGCCCGTGAACTGGTGTTTCGACTGCGGTTCGGCCCTGGCCGAAGCGGAAGTCGAGTACGAAGACAAAAAGTCCTCGACCATCGACGTGGCCTTCCCGATCGCCGACGACGCCAAGCTGGCCGAGGCCTTTGGCCTGGCGAGCCTGAGCAAACCGGCTGCCATCGTGATCTGGACCACCACCCCGTGGACCATCCCGGCCAACCAGGCGCTGAACGTGCACCCGGAATTCACCTACGCCCTGGTGGATGTGGGTGATCGCCTGCTGGTGCTGGCCGAGGAAATGGTCGAGGCCTGCCTGGCTCGCTACGAGCTGCAAGGTTCGGTGATCGCCACCACCACCGGCACCGCGCTGGAACTGATCAACTTCCGTCACCCGTTCTACGACCGTCTGTCGCCGGTGTACCTGGCCGACTACGTTGAGCTGGGCTCGGGTACTGGCGTGGTTCACTGCTCGCCCGCCTATGGCGTGGACGACTTCGTGATCTGCAAGAAGTACGGCATGGTCAACGATGACATCATCAACCCGGTGCAAAGCAACGGCGTATACGCGCCTTCGCTGGAGTTCTTCGGCGGCCAGTTCATCTTCAAGGCCGACCAGCCGATCATCGACAAGCTGCGTGAAGTCGGTGCGCTGATGCAAACCGAAACCATCAAGCACAGCTACATGCACTGCTGGCGTCACAAGAGCCCGCTGATCTACCGCGCCACCGCGCAGTGGTTCATCGGTATGGACAAAGAGCCGGTCAGCGGCGACACCCTGCGTGTGCGCTCGCTCAAAGCCATCGAAGACACCCAGTTCGTCCCGGCCTGGGGCCAGGCGCGCCTGCACTCGATGATCGCCAACCGTCCGGACTGGTGCATCTCCCGCCAACGCAACTGGGGCGTGCCGATTCCGTTCTTCCTGAACAAGGAAAGCGGCGAACTGCACCCACGCACCGTCGAGCTGATGGAAGCCGTGGCCCTGCGCGTTGAACAGGAAGGCATCGAAGCCTGGTTCAAGCTGGATGCCGCTGAGTTGCTGGGCGACGAAGCGCCGCTGTACGACAAGATCAGCGACACCCTCGACGTGTGGTTCGACTCGGGTACCACTCACTGGCACGTGCTGCGTGGTTCGCACCCGATGGGCCACGAGACCGGCCCGCGGGCCGACCTGTACCTGGAAGGCTCGGACCAACACCGTGGCTGGTTCCACTCGTCGTTGCTGACCGGTTGCGCCATCGACAATCACGCGCCGTACCGCGAACTGCTGACCCATGGCTTCACCGTCGACGAGACGGGTCGCAAGATGTCCAAGTCGCTGAAGAACGTGATCGAGCCGAAAAAGATCAACGACACCCTGGGCGCCGACATCATGCGTCTGTGGGTGGCCTCGACCGATTACTCGGGCGAAATCGCCGTGTCGGACCAGATCCTGGCCCGTAGCGCCGATGCCTACCGCCGTATCCGTAATACCGCACGCTTCCTGCTGTCGAACCTGACCGGTTTCAACCCGGCCACCGACATCCTGCCGGCCGAGGAAATGCTCGCCCTGGACCGCTGGGCCGTGGACCGTACCCTGTTGCTGCAACGCGAGTTGCAGGAGCACTACGGTGAGTACCGTTTCTGGAACGTCTACTCGAAGATCCACAACTTCTGCGTGCAGGAGCTGGGTGGTTTCTACCTCGACATCATCAAGGACCGCCAGTACACCACCGGCGCCAACAGCAAGGCCCGCCGTTCGGCGCAGACCGCGCTGTATCACATCTCTGAAGCGCTGGTGCGCTGGATCGCACCGATCCTGGCCTTCACCGCCGACGAACTGTGGGAATACCTGCCGGGCGAGCGTAATGAGTCCGTGATGCTCAACACCTGGTACGAAGGCCTGACCGAACTGCCGGCCGACTTCGAACTGGGCCGCGAGTACTGGGAAGGCGTGATGGCCGTCAAAGTTGCGGTGAACAAGGAGCTGGAAGTTCAGCGTGCGGCCAAGGCCGTCGGTGGCAACCTGCAAGCCGAAGTCACCTTGTTTGCCGAGGAAGGCTTGACCGCCGACCTGTCCAAGCTGAGCAACGAACTGCGCTTCGTGCTGATCACCTCCACCGCCAGCCTGGCACCGTTTGCCCAGGCGCCAGCGGACGCAGTGGCGACTGAAGTGCCGGGCCTCAAGCTCAAAGTGGTCAAGTCGGCCTTCCCTAAGTGCGCCCGTTGCTGGCACTGCCGTGAAGACGTTGGCGTGAACCCTGAGCATCCGGAAATCTGCGGTCGCTGCGTCGATAACATTTCCGGTGATGGCGAGGTTCGCCACTATGCCTAA
- the pta gene encoding phosphate acetyltransferase, producing MQTFFIAPTDFGVGLTSISLGLVRTLERAGLKVGFFKPIAQPHPGDTGPERSTELVARTHGLKPPQPLGLAHVERMLGDGQLDELLEEIITLYQQAAVGKDVLIVEGMVPTRSASYAARVNLHLAKSLDAEVILVSAPENEVLTELSGRVELQAQLFGGPKDPKMLGVILNKVRTDETMEAFSARLKEHSPLLRSGDFRLLGCIPYQPELNAPRTRDVADLMGAQILNAGDYESRRMTKIIICARTMRNTVELLKPGVLVVTPGDRDDIILAVSLAAINGVPLAGLLLTSDTLPDPRIMDLCRGAFQAGLPVLSVSTGSYDTANQLNSLNKEIPIDDRERAEIITDFVASHLDARWLHQRCGTPREMRLSPAVFRYQLIQRAQAANKRIVLPEGSEPLTVQAAAICQARGIARCVLLAKPADVEAVARAHGIELPEGLEILDPDLIRQRYVEPMVALRKSKSLNAPMAEQQLEDTVVIATMMLALDEVDGLVSGVIHSTANTIRPALQLIKTAPGCTLVSSVFFMLFPEQVLVYGDCVMNPHPSAAELAEIALQSADSAAAFGITPRVAMISYSSGDSASGEEVEKVREATLLAHEQQSSLLIDGPLQYDAAANETVARQLAPNSQVAGKATVFVFPDLNTGNTTHKAVQRSADCVSLGPMLQGLRKPVNDLPRGAQVDDIVYTIALTAIQAANRPMDI from the coding sequence ATGCAGACTTTTTTTATCGCGCCCACCGATTTTGGTGTGGGTCTGACCTCCATCAGCCTTGGGCTGGTGCGTACCCTTGAGCGGGCCGGGCTGAAAGTCGGCTTCTTCAAACCCATTGCCCAGCCACACCCGGGCGACACCGGCCCCGAACGCTCCACCGAGCTGGTGGCCCGCACCCACGGCCTGAAGCCACCACAACCCCTGGGCCTGGCCCATGTGGAGCGGATGCTCGGCGACGGCCAGCTCGACGAACTGCTCGAAGAAATCATCACCCTTTATCAGCAAGCCGCTGTGGGCAAGGACGTGCTGATCGTTGAGGGCATGGTGCCGACCCGCAGCGCCAGCTATGCGGCGCGGGTCAACCTGCACCTGGCCAAGAGCCTCGACGCAGAAGTGATCCTGGTCTCGGCGCCGGAAAACGAAGTGCTCACCGAACTCTCCGGCCGCGTGGAACTGCAGGCCCAACTGTTCGGCGGCCCTAAAGACCCGAAAATGCTCGGTGTGATTCTCAATAAAGTGCGCACCGATGAAACCATGGAAGCGTTCTCGGCGCGCCTCAAAGAGCATTCGCCGCTGTTGCGCAGCGGGGATTTCCGCCTGCTTGGCTGCATTCCCTACCAGCCCGAACTCAATGCGCCGCGCACCCGCGACGTAGCCGACCTGATGGGCGCGCAGATTCTCAACGCCGGCGACTATGAAAGCCGGCGCATGACCAAGATCATCATCTGCGCCCGCACCATGCGTAACACCGTTGAACTGCTCAAGCCCGGCGTATTGGTGGTTACCCCCGGAGACCGCGACGACATCATCCTCGCCGTCAGCCTGGCCGCGATCAACGGTGTGCCCCTGGCCGGCTTGCTGCTGACCAGCGACACCCTGCCCGACCCACGCATCATGGATCTGTGCCGCGGCGCTTTCCAGGCCGGGCTGCCGGTGTTGTCGGTGAGCACCGGCTCCTACGACACCGCCAACCAGCTCAACAGCCTGAACAAGGAAATCCCGATTGATGACCGCGAACGTGCGGAGATCATCACCGATTTCGTCGCCAGCCACCTGGATGCGCGCTGGCTGCACCAACGCTGCGGTACGCCTCGGGAGATGCGCCTGTCGCCAGCGGTGTTCCGCTATCAGTTGATCCAGCGCGCCCAGGCGGCCAACAAACGCATCGTGCTGCCCGAAGGCAGCGAGCCGTTGACCGTACAAGCCGCCGCCATCTGCCAGGCCCGGGGCATTGCCCGTTGCGTGCTGCTGGCCAAGCCGGCCGATGTGGAAGCGGTTGCCCGCGCCCACGGCATTGAGTTGCCCGAAGGCCTGGAGATTCTCGACCCGGACCTGATTCGCCAGCGGTATGTCGAACCGATGGTCGCGCTACGCAAGAGCAAGAGCCTCAATGCGCCGATGGCCGAGCAGCAACTGGAAGACACGGTGGTGATCGCCACGATGATGCTTGCGCTGGATGAAGTGGACGGCCTGGTCTCCGGCGTTATCCACTCCACCGCCAACACCATCCGCCCTGCCCTGCAGCTGATTAAAACGGCGCCGGGCTGCACCTTGGTGTCGTCGGTGTTCTTCATGTTGTTCCCCGAGCAGGTGCTGGTGTATGGCGACTGCGTGATGAACCCACACCCGAGCGCCGCCGAACTGGCAGAAATCGCCCTGCAAAGCGCTGACTCGGCCGCGGCTTTCGGTATCACCCCGCGCGTGGCAATGATCAGCTATTCCAGCGGCGACTCGGCCAGTGGCGAGGAAGTGGAGAAAGTCCGCGAAGCCACCCTGCTCGCCCATGAGCAGCAAAGCTCACTGCTGATCGACGGGCCCTTGCAATACGACGCCGCCGCCAACGAAACCGTCGCCCGGCAGTTGGCGCCCAACAGCCAGGTCGCCGGCAAAGCCACGGTGTTTGTGTTCCCCGACCTGAACACCGGCAATACCACGCACAAAGCCGTGCAACGCAGTGCCGATTGCGTGAGCCTGGGGCCCATGCTGCAAGGCCTGCGCAAGCCGGTAAACGACCTGCCGCGCGGCGCCCAGGTCGACGACATCGTGTACACCATCGCCCTGACTGCGATTCAAGCCGCCAACCGACCTATGGATATCTAA
- the lspA gene encoding signal peptidase II has protein sequence MPNASSRFGRLGWLVLSVLVLVIDQLSKAHFEGALQMYQQIVVIPDYFSWTLAYNTGAAFSFLADGGGWQRWLFALIAVVVSAVLVVWLKRLGRDDTWLAIALALVLGGALGNLYDRIALGHVIDFILVHWQNRWYFPAFNFADSAITVGAIMLALDMFKSKKTGETVND, from the coding sequence ATGCCTAACGCTTCCAGCCGTTTCGGACGTCTGGGCTGGCTCGTACTGAGCGTGCTGGTGCTGGTCATTGACCAGCTCAGCAAGGCTCACTTCGAAGGCGCCTTACAGATGTACCAGCAGATTGTGGTCATTCCTGATTACTTCAGCTGGACCCTGGCCTACAACACCGGCGCCGCCTTCAGCTTCCTCGCTGATGGCGGCGGCTGGCAGCGCTGGCTGTTCGCCCTGATCGCCGTGGTGGTCAGTGCGGTGCTGGTGGTCTGGCTCAAACGCCTGGGCCGTGATGACACCTGGCTGGCGATTGCCCTGGCGTTGGTGCTGGGCGGCGCGCTGGGCAACCTGTACGACCGCATTGCCCTGGGTCATGTGATCGACTTTATCCTGGTGCATTGGCAGAACCGCTGGTACTTCCCGGCGTTCAACTTTGCCGACAGCGCCATCACCGTCGGTGCAATCATGCTGGCGTTGGACATGTTCAAAAGTAAGAAAACCGGAGAGACCGTCAATGACTGA
- the murJ gene encoding murein biosynthesis integral membrane protein MurJ encodes MNLLKSLAAVSSITMISRVLGFVRDTLLARIFGASMATDAFFIAFKLPNLLRRIFAEGAFSQAFVPILAEYKTQQGEEATRTFIAYVSGLLTLVLMLVTIAGMLAAPWVIWATAPGFANTPEKFALTTDLLRVTFPYILLISLSSLAGAILNTWNRFSVPAFVPTLLNVSMIIFALFLTPYFDPPVMALGWAVLAGGLAQLLYQLPHLKKIGMLVLPRLNLKDTGVWRVMRNMLPAILGVSVSQISLIINTAFASLLVSGSVSWMYYADRLMELPSGVLGVALGTILLPTLSRTYASKDRQEYSRILDWGLRLCFMLVLPCSLALGILAEPLTVSLFQYGQFSAFDASMTQRALVAYSVGLLGIIVIKVLAPGFYAQQNIRTPVKIAIFTLIVTQLLNLVFIGPLAHAGLALAISIGACINAGLLFYQLRKQQMYQPQPGWGMFALKLLVAVAAMSAVLLGLMHFMPAWDQGHMLERFMRLGVLVVAGVVVYFGMLLLQGFRLRDFNRKSLG; translated from the coding sequence ATGAATCTGCTCAAATCGTTGGCTGCCGTGAGCTCTATCACCATGATTTCCCGGGTTTTGGGGTTCGTGCGTGACACCCTGCTGGCGCGCATTTTTGGCGCCAGCATGGCCACGGATGCATTCTTTATTGCCTTTAAACTGCCCAATCTGCTGCGGCGGATCTTCGCGGAGGGCGCTTTTTCTCAAGCTTTCGTGCCGATCCTGGCCGAGTACAAGACCCAGCAGGGTGAAGAGGCGACCCGCACGTTTATTGCCTATGTGTCGGGCCTGCTGACCCTGGTACTGATGTTGGTGACCATCGCCGGCATGCTGGCTGCACCCTGGGTGATCTGGGCCACGGCGCCTGGTTTTGCCAACACACCGGAAAAATTCGCGCTGACCACTGATCTGCTGCGGGTGACCTTCCCCTATATATTGCTGATTTCTCTGTCGTCCCTGGCTGGGGCGATCCTCAATACCTGGAACCGCTTCTCGGTGCCGGCCTTTGTGCCGACCCTGTTGAACGTCAGCATGATTATTTTCGCGCTGTTCCTCACGCCGTACTTCGACCCGCCGGTAATGGCTCTGGGCTGGGCGGTACTGGCGGGTGGCCTGGCGCAGTTGCTCTATCAACTGCCGCACCTGAAAAAGATCGGCATGCTCGTACTGCCGCGTCTTAACCTCAAGGACACCGGTGTGTGGCGCGTAATGCGCAATATGCTGCCGGCGATTCTGGGTGTGTCGGTCAGTCAGATCTCCCTGATCATCAACACCGCGTTTGCCTCGCTGCTGGTCTCCGGTTCGGTGTCGTGGATGTACTACGCCGATCGCCTGATGGAACTGCCGTCCGGTGTGCTTGGCGTGGCTCTGGGCACGATTTTGCTGCCAACCTTGTCGCGCACCTATGCCAGCAAGGACCGCCAGGAGTATTCACGCATCCTCGACTGGGGCCTGCGCCTGTGCTTCATGCTGGTGCTGCCATGTTCCCTGGCGTTGGGAATCCTGGCTGAGCCGCTGACTGTGTCGTTGTTCCAGTATGGCCAGTTCAGTGCGTTTGACGCGTCGATGACCCAGCGCGCGTTGGTCGCCTACTCCGTCGGTTTGCTCGGCATTATTGTGATCAAGGTGCTGGCCCCAGGCTTCTACGCACAGCAAAACATCCGCACTCCGGTCAAAATCGCGATTTTCACGCTGATCGTTACCCAGTTGCTCAATCTGGTGTTTATCGGCCCGTTGGCCCATGCCGGCCTGGCCCTGGCCATCAGCATCGGTGCCTGCATCAACGCCGGCCTGCTGTTTTATCAACTGCGCAAGCAGCAGATGTATCAGCCGCAGCCGGGCTGGGGGATGTTCGCCCTCAAGCTGCTGGTGGCCGTGGCGGCGATGTCGGCGGTATTGCTGGGCCTGATGCACTTCATGCCTGCCTGGGATCAAGGCCATATGCTGGAGCGCTTCATGCGCCTTGGCGTGTTGGTGGTCGCCGGTGTGGTGGTGTACTTCGGGATGTTGCTGCTGCAAGGCTTTCGCCTGCGGGATTTCAATCGCAAGTCGCTGGGATAG